A single window of Lepus europaeus isolate LE1 unplaced genomic scaffold, mLepTim1.pri SCAFFOLD_37, whole genome shotgun sequence DNA harbors:
- the LOC133755000 gene encoding syntenin-1-like, protein MSLYPSLEDLKVDKVIQAQTAFSANPANPAILSEASAPISQDGNLYPKLYPELSQYMGLSLNEEEIHANLVMLSGAPLQGQLKSIDNGIFVQLVQANSPASLVGLRFGDQVLQINGENCACWSSDKAHKVLKQAFGEKITMTIRDRPFERTITMHKDSTGNVGFIFKNGKVTSIVKDSSAARNGLLMEHNICEINGQNVIGLKDSQIADILSTSGTVVTVTIMPAFIFEHIIKRMAPSIMKSLMDHTIPEV, encoded by the exons atgtctctctatccatctcttgaagacttgaaggtagacaaagtaattcaggctcagactgctttttctgcaaaccctgccaacccagcaattttgtcagaagcttctgctcccatcTCTCAAGATGGAAATCTTTATCCTAAACTGTATCCGGAACTTTCTCAATACATGGGCCTGagtttaaatgaagaagaaatacatgcaaatctGGTGATGCTCTCTGGAGCACCACTTCAGGGGCA gctgaaatcaatagataatggtatatttgttcagctagtccaggcaaattctccagcctcattggttggtttgagatttggcgaccaggtactccagatcaatggtgaaaactgtgcatgctggagctctgataaagctcacaaggtgctcaaacaggcttttggagagaagaTCACAATGACCATTCGTGACAGGCCTTTTGAGCGGACAATTACTATGCATAAGGACAGTACTGGAAACGttggctttatctttaaaaatgggaaagtgacatccatagtgaaagatagttctgcagccagaaacgGTCTTCTCATGGAACATAACATCTGTGAGATCAACGGCCAGAACGTCATTGGATTGAAGGACTCTCAAATTGCAGACATACtatcaacatctgggactgtagttaccgtcacaatcatgcctgcttttatctttgaacatattATTAAACGGATGGCGCCAAGCATTATGAAAAGCCTGATGGATCACACCATCCCTGAAGTTTAA